One window of Centropristis striata isolate RG_2023a ecotype Rhode Island chromosome 23, C.striata_1.0, whole genome shotgun sequence genomic DNA carries:
- the jcada gene encoding uncharacterized protein jcada, which translates to MYSVEDLLISHGYKLPKHATSSSTPTPAPASSSRQAPSSSPPSYSKHHDILENRPGPRTVNGYERGPGMPYGNGGGSRQPQAYGSGCPNNNNDPRDRSLSKREGEGRCQIDTHSLGESLTSDSGFCDGTRGQPQSKDVSYWRRRGQDFTVLLDYADLRDPHGGGPGGYCRPEGSQQARGQELSAEERQRLAQERQRWAAQAQAQVQAQAQVQAQTRSREREAALHQWRMASERKCQSLGTEEWRPAVSFSRQLSQSEGERWAQEQQRLHARTPEGMVVHPRTKAKSQSLPRMLQPESLQFVDIDSSGLELYRRVNGHPLSQHDFYRAPRWPENGRPASANQLSMTPKPRFTRPPRPPSYEMHQQIRGSCEILSGRDSVIPQARDRTPLPISRTGDPQLDYFAQDSGPPGYIPPPSYKRAPIMAGRRGYGEITVDYRYRGDVYQQIQVAPDGSHWFTRHPVGSWPDPQRERSMSSQKQLYPVYTTQERPGGGIQYIPFDDPRIRHISSALGGNSLTDADKIRHIRNELPSVTVSEPPSNDSAFLPPPLGPFISARLADDANQTSSSDFDNDNNRWHSDLHKEAVDNFPATDQNCNSRFPKNQRPPSSPSSAFQIPLTRSSSRQGSSSDQVFAETITQVKKIAPDSGPENTKRRVSETIFCLVSVPVHTPTNISKDLAADQNNNETIPSLTVNKTETFAVGLKESHNVRSKSVNEMPIKPYYSHFHTSSTSSMRNYKRAPLRKEIIDAWALQASEDKELCYAGSWPGNQYRNQETQTGSPLTVVKSPEPQSPPKGREPVQSVSDTTTDSGVGTDSNSSYGYPMAGQKNLHPSSNSAFSRLSLSPTEPTPLQSSPKDPISPAKVRDQGEQPTSPRKSNSSPPESEEQVTFGQFLLKPVNRRPFDAIGELETINKEMEDTISKRPNVGQCIDDLDGANKKLDWFKSGAHFTGPEPGREAISLPPMHIEKPNNMKVRSKSLASTAELDSMDMKSTFSRPQANNIPSTNELPMLYNPVPRDSCLLPLHNESHRLYRQDIPVPQESLLRDVGLTVYTETPGGPGEPMQRSLSVPSPLDHKEFSQSVQPSWESRTALVKNSGSPEHNSSKELYAEEESEREAKSDIGVPPFRGEVNLSICRSRSENSRSPQKERSHINRLTREVSFVLKDDDGDARYSISEPLMYKNESTMADRHLESLLIKEKANSLPAEDLSNLYEVKCAKGIPENESIEQRAARILGIAVPVEALGVADKQSEDNQDDLDTTGAEERQSQGEETQQVIVECEQVKDESLIVQAAEAEEDKETGSGADHEGEDRQKHSTNHNDGEDSEDTEIQSLVVLDLPEFPPHKLPLSLPVTPDDKLSLSTCSVERRGRGGACKLIESLQDKLNSSASSSNSSLGRSTPDRMARLKELDSVSRIRRLSLKGSESGGEVDPEEQAGDTEESEVQEVAKEEVVEQQEEEEEKELEGEGVQKEENPDEHENAHETHDKLGDPEEDCKPKEEVNEEICGEEQRQEEETEQMNVEIALKAENEGSKEVEVELKTEESEGEVELKIVEDDKEKPLEEVKDGHSTKISRAEATQNTKGGKVPKPKQRTKLQKPPLLPKPRSVPKREITLPVSFSTGTCGPSNMEDEEMLSVSDSYDPSRVERV; encoded by the exons GTTCTGTGATGGCACCAGAGGTCAACCACAGTCCAAGGATGTGTCCtactggaggaggagaggccaGGACTTCACTGTGTTGCTGGACTATGCTGACCTCAGAGACCCCCATGGAGGAGGCCCGGGGGGTTACTGTAGGCCAGAGGGGTCTCAACAAGCAAGAGGCCAAGAGTTATCTGCAGAGGAGCGTCAGAGGCTAGCTCAGGAGAGACAACGCTGGGCAGCCCAGGCCCAGGCTCAGGTGCAGGCTCAGGCCCAGGTCCAAGCTCAGACCCGCTCTCGAGAGAGGGAAGCTGCTCTCCACCAGTGGAGGATGGCGAGTGAGAGGAAGTGCCAGAGCCTAGGGACAGAGGAGTGGCGTCCAGCCGTGAGCTTTAGCCGCCAGCTGTCACAGAGTGAGGGTGAGCGTTGGGCACAGGAGCAGCAGCGGCTCCATGCCAGGACACCAGAGGGTATGGTAGTCCATCCAAGGACCAAAGCCAAATCCCAGTCCCTGCCCAGGATGCTGCAGCCTGAGAGCCTGCAGTTTGTGGACATAGACTCGTCCGGTCTGGAACTGTACAGGCGGGTCAATGGCCACCCGCTGTCACAGCACGACTTTTATAGGGCACCCCGCTGGCCGGAAAATGGCAGGCCGGCTAGCGCCAACCAACTCTCAATGACACCAAAGCCCCGCTTCACCCGACCCCCCAGACCTCCCTCTTATGAGATGCACCAGCAGATCAGGGGAAGCTGTGAGATATTGTCTGGGAGAGACTCAGTGATTCCACAGGCCAGGGACAGAACCCCACTTCCAATATCAAGGACAGGTGACCCTCAACTGGACTATTTTGCACAGGACTCTGGACCTCCAGGATACATCCCTCCCCCATCATATAAAAGAGCTCCTATAATGGCAGGGAGGCGGGGATACGGTGAAATTACTGTTGACTACAG GTACAGAGGGGATGTGTACCAGCAGATACAAGTGGCTCCAGATGGATCTCACTGGTTCACCAGACATCCAGTTGGTTCCTGGCCTGATCCCCAGAGAGAAAGGAGCATGTCCAGCCAGAAGCAGCTTTACCCTGTGTATACGACCCAAGAGCGTCCTGGTGGAGGGATCCAATACATCCCCTTTGATGACCCCCGCATCCGCCATATTTCCTCAGCCCTGGGTGGCAACTCCCTGACAGATGCTGACAAGATCCGGCACATCCGTAACGAGCTTCCCAGCGTCACCGTGTCGGAGCCTCCATCCAACGACAGTGCCTTTTTGCCCCCGCCATTGGGGCCTTTCATCTCTGCCAGACTGGCCGATGATGCTAACCAGACGTCTTCGAGCGACTTCGACAATGACAATAACAGGTGGCACAGTGATTTGCACAAAGAGGCTGTCGATAACTTCCCAGCAACTGACCAAAACTGCAACAGCAGATTTCCCAAAAACCAACGTCCTCCTTCGTCGCCCTCTTCAGCCTTCCAGATCCCATTAACAAGAAGTTCTTCTCGACAGGGGTCAAGTTCAGATCAGGTCTTTGCAGAAACCATCACCCAAGTGAAGAAAATTGCCCCAGATTCAGGGCCAGAGAACACTAAGAGAAGAGTGAGTGAGACCATCTTCTGCCTTGTGTCTGTCCCCGTTCACACACCGACTAACATCAGCAAAGACCTAGCGGCAGATCAGAACAACAATGAGACAATACCAAGCCTGACTGTTAACAAAACGGAAACTTTCGCTGTAGGCCTCAAAGAGAGCCACAACGTGAGGAGCAAATCGGTGAATGAGATGCCCATCAAACCCTACTACTCTCACTTTCACACCAGCAGCACATCCTCAATGAGGAACTACAAGAGGGCTCCTCTAAGGAAGGAGATAATAGATGCCTGGGCACTTCAAGCCAGTGAAGACAAAGAGTTGTGCTATGCTGGGTCCTGGCCTGGAAACCAGTACCGTAACCAGGAAACCCAGACTGGCTCACCTTTGACGGTGGTGAAAAGTCCAGAACCCCAGAGTCCTCCTAAGGGAAGAGAGCCTGTTCAGTCTGTCTCAGACACAACCACAGACAGCGGTGTGGGGACAGACAGTAACTCCTCCTATGGTTACCCAATGGCAGGCCAGAAAAACCTTCATCCTTCAAGCAACAGCGCCTTCTCTCGTCTTAGTCTCAGTCCAACAGAACCAACGCCCCTTCAATCCTCACCAAAAGACCCAATCTCCCCAGCAAAGGTGCGGGATCAGGGAGAGCAGCCAACTTCCCCGAGGAAGAGCAACTCCAGTCCCCCGGAAAGTGAAGAGCAAGTTACCTTTGGTCAGTTTCTCTTAAAACCAGTGAACCGACGACCTTTTGATGCCATTGGTGAACTGGAGACCATTAATAAGGAGATGGAAGACACAATCAGCAAGAGACCCAATGTGGGTCAGTGCATTGACGATCTAGATGGGGCGAATAAGAAATTAGACTGGTTTAAATCAGGAGCACATTTCACTGGTCCAGAACCAGGCAGGGAAGCAATCAGTCTTCCACCAATGCACATAGAAAAACCCAACAATATGAAAGTCAGATCGAAGTCCTTGGCTTCTACTGCTGAACTAGACTCCATGGACATGAAGAGTACTTTCTCCAGGCCACAGGCCAACAACATACCATCAACAAATGAGCTACCCATGCTGTACAACCCAGTCCCCAGAGACAGTTGCCTCCTACCCCTACACAATGAGTCACACCGGCTCTACAGACAGGACATCCCAGTCCCTCAAGAGTCCTTGCTGAGGGATGTGGGGTTAACTGTCTACACAGAGACTCCTGGTGGTCCTGGGGAGCCAATGCAGCGCTCCCTCTCAGTCCCTTCTCCACTCGATCATAAGGAGTTTAGTCAGTCAGTACAGCCCTCGTGGGAAAGCAGGACAGCACTTGTTAAAAATAGTGGTAGCCCTGAGCACAATTCAAGTAAAGAGCTTTACGCTGaggaagagagtgagagagaggctAAATCAGACATCGGTGTTCCACCATTCAGGGGTGAGGTGAATTTAAGCATCTGTAGATCCAGGAGTGAAAACAGCAGATCACCTCAGAAAGAGAGATCACATATCAACAGGTTGACCAGGGAGGTTTCGTTTGTGTTAAAGGATGATGATGGCGATGCGAGATATTCCATCTCTGAGCCTCTGATGTACAAGAATGAGTCAACCATGGCAGATAGGCATCTGGAGAGCTTACTGATTAAGGAGAAAGCTAATTCTTTACCTGCAGAGGACCTTAGCAACCTATATGAGGTCAAATGTGCAAAAGGTATCCCTGAAAATGAGTCAATCGAGCAGAGGGCTGCCAGAATCCTGGGTATAGCTGTTCCAGTGGAGGCCTTGGGTGTGGCTGACAAACAGTCAGAGGACAACCAGGATGATCTGGATACCACTGGAGCTGAGGAACGACAAAGTCAAGGTGAAGAGACACAGCAAGTTATAGTAGAGTGTGAGCAAGTCAAAGATGAGTCTCTAATTGTCCAGGCAGCAGAGGCAGAGGAGGATAAGGAGACAGGATCAGGAGCTGACCATGAAGGAGAAGATAGACAAAAGCACAGCACCAACCACAATGATGGTGAAGACAGCGAGGACACTGAGATTCAGTCCCTGGTGGTACTGGACCTGCCTGAGTTCCCACCTCATAAGCTCCCCCTATCCCTCCCCGTCACCCCTGATGACAAGCTATCACTCAGCACATGCAGCGTGGAGAGGAGGGGGCGAGGTGGAGCGTGCAAACTAATCGAATCTCTGCAAGATAAGCTAAACTCTTCTGCTTCTTCATCTAACTCATCTTTGGGCAGGTCAACCCCAGACAGAATGGCCCGTCTGAAAGAGCTGGACTCAGTGTCTCGGATAAGACGCCTCAGCCTCAAAGGTTCAGAGTCTGGAGGAGAAGTCGATCCTGAGGAACAGGCTGGTGACACGGAGGAGAGTGAAGTTCAGGAAGTGGCAAAGGAGGAAGTTGTGGAGCaacaagaagaggaagaggagaaggaattGGAGGGAGAAGGAGTGCAAAAGGAGGAGAACCCAGATGAACATGAGAATGCACATGAAACACATGATAAGTTGGGAGATCCTGAAGAAGATTGTAAACCTAAAGAAGAAGTGAATGAAGAGATATGTGGGGAAGAGCAAAGACAAGAAGAGGAGACAGAACAGATGAATGTTGAGATTGCACTAAAAGCAGAGAATGAAGGGAGTAAAGAAGTAGAAGTTGAATTAAAAACAGAAGAGTCAGAAGGAGAGGTGGAGCTGAAAATTGTAGAGGATGACAAAGAAAAGCCTTTGGAGGAAGTGAAAGATGGACACAGTACAAAGATCAGTAGAGCTGAGGCAACACAAAATACTAAGGGAGGAAAGGTGCCCAAACCGAAGCAGCGCACCAAGCTGCAGAAGCCCCCTCTGCTTCCTAAACCTCGCAGTGTTCCCAAGAGAGAAATAACGCTGCCTGTCAGCTTCAGCACTGGGACCTGTGGCCCCTCAAATATGGAGGATGAGGAGATGCTCTCTGTCTCAG ACTCCTACGACCCCAGTCGAGTGGAGAGAGTGTAA